In the genome of bacterium, the window CTGCAACGCAAAAACCTGGAAGCAATTGCCTGTGAGTGTTACGAAATTGTCTGTAGCGAGTTTAAACAATTCTGCTGAAGTGTGCTCCAGGTGACAGACAGAGTGTTGCCATTTGCTGTATTTTCCTGTCCTAGATGGGCAAAGCCAGAATCTTCCTTGTTGAAGACGAAATATTAGTTCTTGAAGATCTCAGAGAGCGATTGTTGAGAGGAGATTACGAAATAGTTGGAACGGCGACCGAAGGAAATGAAGCAATCTACAAAATTAGATCGAGCGATCCCGATCTCGTAATCATGGATGTTCGCATAAAAGGGGAGCTGAGCGGCATCGAGGTTGCGATCATTATTCAGAGCCATTTTGAGCATCCTCCTCCAGTGATTTTTCTAACAGGATTCTCCGAAAGCACATTTGCCTATCTGAAAGTCCTGCCTGATTATATTTATCTGAATAAACCGTTTCATGAATCGGTTCTCTTCGAAGCGGTCGAACGTGCTCTCAAGAAATGCAGAAAGACTATTTAACCGCCAAGTCGCCAAGTACGCCAAGCTAAACAAAAGACTTCATTAATTCTCCTGGCGTCATGGCGTCTTGGCGGTTAATATTATTCATGAACATCCTCAAGCCTCCTTGCGATGAGGGGGTCATTTATTCCAGTTCCGCTATCTCTCCTTGTCTAAAGTCTGCACGGCCGTGGATTCTCGCAGCCACAATCGTGGGATCAAGCATGGCTTTTATCGACGGAACCGTGGTAAATGTAGCTTTGCCCGCGTTGCAGCAGAATCTGAACGCAACGGCCACCGATCTGCAATGGGTTGTGGAATCTTATGCTCTGTTTCTCGCAGCCTTGCTTCTAGTAGGGGGATCGTTGGGAGATCGTTTTGGAAGGCGGTTGATTTTTGCTATTGGCGTTGGACTCTTCGCGCTGGCTTCTGCGTGGTGCGGGGCTGCTCCCAATATTCGCACGCTGATCATCGCGCGAGCCGTTCAGGGAATCGGCGGGGCGCTTCTTGTTCCCGGAAGTCTTGCGATCATTGGAACGTCGTTCAGCGAAGAGGAGCGGGGACGTGCAATCGGCACATGGTCCGGTTTTTCAGCAATAACGACAGCCATCGGACCTGTTCTGGGCGGTTGGCTGATTGAGCATTTTTCCTGGCGCGCCGCGTTTTTCATCAATCTTCCACTGGCTGCTTTCATTCTGCTTCTTGTTTTTCGTTATGTTCCCGAAAGCAAAAACAGGACCGGCCCCGCGAAATTAGATTGGGGTGGTGCACTTGTCGCAACACTTGGTCTCGGAAGCGTGGTGTATGGATTGATTGAATCTTCCAATGCGGGATGGCGAAACCCGATGGTCCTGTCATCACTCGTGGCGGGAGTTTTTCTTCTTGCTCTATTTCTTTTCCTGGAAACGAGCGTGAAGAATCCCATGTTACCTCTGGAATTATTTCGGTCGAAAAATTTCACCGGCTCCAACGCACTTACGTTTTTCTTATACGCCGGACTGGGCGGATCGTTGTTCTTCTTTCCGTTGAACTTGATTCAAGTCCAAGGCTATTCCGCCACTGCAGCCGGCGCGGCGTTCCTGCCTTTTACGGTCATTTTGTTTTTTCTTTCTCGGTGGTCAGGGGATTTAGTGAAAAAATACGGCGCACGAATTCCACTCATCATCGGGCCAACCATTTCCGCTCTTGGCTTTGTCCTTTTCGCAATACCAGCTGTAAGTAGTAACTACTGGACAAGTTTTTTTCCCGGAGTAGTGGTCCTCGGCTTCGGTATGGCAATTAGCATCGCCCCACTGACGACTACCGTGATGAATTCGGTAAACGAGAATCAGGCAGGGATTGCATCCGGAATCAACAACGCGGTTTCAAGAACGGCGGGACTTCTCGCCGTTGCCCTGTTTGGCGCAGTAATGCTGGCCGCATTCAGCCATCATTTGGATAAACAGTTGTCCGGAACGGCAATCTCAAAGGAGGTCCGAGTTTCTTTGATGGAGCATCGCTCGAAATTGGCAGCCTTGAAGCCGCCTGCTAAACTTGAGACTCGTGCGAAACTTATTCTTCATCAAGCCATCCAATCCTCATTTGTTTCCGCTTTTCGGTTGATCATGATCATCAGCGCGGGTCTCGCAATTGCGAGCGCCATTGTAGCATGGGTGACCATCGGAAGATGAAATACGTTGCGTTTCCTCGCGGTATCAATGTCGGCGGCAAGAATATGGTGAAAATGGATGAACTGAAAAAAGCATTTGAGTCGTTGGGCGCAAAAAACGTGAAAACACTTCTTGCCAGCGGAAATGTCCTATTTGAATCTACAGAGAAAGATCCTCTGAAGCTTCGCAAAGTCATTGAAGACAAAATGAATCAAAAGTTTGGTCTGAAAGTGAATGTAATCCTGCGCACCATCGGAGAGATCCAGGACTTAGTGGATTCGAATCCCTTTCAGAAAATCAAGATAACTCCCGAGACCAGGCTTTATGTGACATTTCTATCGGAGAAATCGAAGAGCAGTTTGAAAATTCCGTACGAATCGCCGGAAAGAGATTTCAAGATTGTGCGCGCCTCACATAAAGAGGTCTGCAGCGTTCTGACACTGACTCCGGCGAGGCGCTCGGTGGACGTGATGGCTATTCTTGAAAAGGAGTTCGGACGCAACGTTACAACTCGAAACTGGAATACGGTCCTGAAGCTTTTGAAGGCTTGATCTTACAAAAGTTTGATCATGGTCCACATCAGTAAAACGTGCAGAGACCAGATCGCCAGCGCAAAAGGAAGTTGGAATTTGATCACTCCGTATTGATCCTTCATATTTAGCAGGGCAGTCGGGACGATGTTGAAATTTGCGCCCATCGGCGTCATAAGTGTCCCGCTGGAGCCCGCCGTTAGAGTGATGATCGCGACCATGGCCGGATCAACGCCGAACGGTTTAACGATCAACGGAACCAGAACACCGGAAGCAATCACAGGGAAGGCAGCAAACGAGTTGCCCATCACGATTGTGAACACGGTCATCCCGACACAGTTTGCGAGAACCAGCAAAAACAAACTGTTCTCTGGAACGATCGATTGGATGCCACCTGCGATCAGATCACCAATTCTTGCTGCTGTGAAAATGACTCCAAGGGATGCCAGCAGTTGCGGAAGCAAGCTCAAAGAGCCGATCGCATCGTTGATCCGGCGCCCTTCGTTGAACATGGTTCGCATTGTGCTGCTGGTGATTCGCAAAGCCAGAATCATTGCAACAATGCCGCCAACTCCGAGCCCTATCAGCGCGGCGCGATTAACAGCGCTTGAATCGTACCCGCCAAGACGAAAGGCCAATGCAAAAATGAATGTGACGAGCGGAATTGCAAGTACCGGCCAGAATATTTTGTTCTTGAGCCTCGCAGCTTGCTCCGCCTGTTGCTCCTGGGTTGCTTCGTTGTATGAGCCCCGGCTGACTCGGCCCACACCATCGAATGCAACCATCGTTAAAACTAATATGCCGGTCAACCAGTGCGGCAGAAGGGAGCCGAACGCAAAAACAATCGCGAGAATCAACCAGAACAGACTGCTCCCGTAGCGATGCGGGTGAGCTTTGTCTTTGAAAGTCATTGCCGCAAACACAAACAGCACGATTCCTGCAACCACATAAACGGTGTCCAAATTCAAAAACCAGATGTTCACTGTTTCACCGGTTCTTTTGCGGTTCTGCCTAAGCGGCGATCAAGCCAGAGAAATTGAACTACCCCCAACACTATGGAAAAGAGGACGATAGGCGAAGTAAATAAAACCAGACGCCACAGGCTTACTTCATAGCCCAGACCTTTCATCACGCCATAAACTAGTAAGACACCGGGTTGCACGATCGACAGGTTTTGTCCGTAGAAATTTCCATAGTTTTCGGCGGCGGAATTTGCGGCTTTAATTTTCTCCAGCTTTTCAGGTTCCATTTCTCCCTCAATCCTGGCCTCAGCCGCGCCTGCTGACATCGGAAAAATCAACGGTCTGACGAATGATGCATGACCGGTGAGCCGCAAACCTAAGATGCCATGAAGAACACGAAAGAGCTGATAAAGGGTCGACAAGCGACCGACGGTCGCTGCGCGCACTCGCCGGATCAACACCGCAGATTGCTCCTGCAAACCGTACCGTTCGGCGAGTCCGATCGCGGGAAGCGTGATGATGAAAAGCGTCATCAAACGGTTCTCGGTAAAAGCGCGGCCCAGCATGTTGATCAGTCCTTCCTGTCCAGGGTTTGCTACGCTCGAAAACAGCGGCAACCCCGCAATCAAACCGGTGGCCAGAGCAGCTGCGACAACAACAAGGGTCGTGCGCAGCTTAAGAGCGAAACCAACTATGACGATTACAATGCCAATCAGCTTGAACCATTCGGACAA includes:
- a CDS encoding response regulator, with product MGKARIFLVEDEILVLEDLRERLLRGDYEIVGTATEGNEAIYKIRSSDPDLVIMDVRIKGELSGIEVAIIIQSHFEHPPPVIFLTGFSESTFAYLKVLPDYIYLNKPFHESVLFEAVERALKKCRKTI
- a CDS encoding MFS transporter; this encodes MNILKPPCDEGVIYSSSAISPCLKSARPWILAATIVGSSMAFIDGTVVNVALPALQQNLNATATDLQWVVESYALFLAALLLVGGSLGDRFGRRLIFAIGVGLFALASAWCGAAPNIRTLIIARAVQGIGGALLVPGSLAIIGTSFSEEERGRAIGTWSGFSAITTAIGPVLGGWLIEHFSWRAAFFINLPLAAFILLLVFRYVPESKNRTGPAKLDWGGALVATLGLGSVVYGLIESSNAGWRNPMVLSSLVAGVFLLALFLFLETSVKNPMLPLELFRSKNFTGSNALTFFLYAGLGGSLFFFPLNLIQVQGYSATAAGAAFLPFTVILFFLSRWSGDLVKKYGARIPLIIGPTISALGFVLFAIPAVSSNYWTSFFPGVVVLGFGMAISIAPLTTTVMNSVNENQAGIASGINNAVSRTAGLLAVALFGAVMLAAFSHHLDKQLSGTAISKEVRVSLMEHRSKLAALKPPAKLETRAKLILHQAIQSSFVSAFRLIMIISAGLAIASAIVAWVTIGR
- a CDS encoding DUF1697 domain-containing protein, with protein sequence MKYVAFPRGINVGGKNMVKMDELKKAFESLGAKNVKTLLASGNVLFESTEKDPLKLRKVIEDKMNQKFGLKVNVILRTIGEIQDLVDSNPFQKIKITPETRLYVTFLSEKSKSSLKIPYESPERDFKIVRASHKEVCSVLTLTPARRSVDVMAILEKEFGRNVTTRNWNTVLKLLKA
- a CDS encoding DUF979 domain-containing protein produces the protein MNIWFLNLDTVYVVAGIVLFVFAAMTFKDKAHPHRYGSSLFWLILAIVFAFGSLLPHWLTGILVLTMVAFDGVGRVSRGSYNEATQEQQAEQAARLKNKIFWPVLAIPLVTFIFALAFRLGGYDSSAVNRAALIGLGVGGIVAMILALRITSSTMRTMFNEGRRINDAIGSLSLLPQLLASLGVIFTAARIGDLIAGGIQSIVPENSLFLLVLANCVGMTVFTIVMGNSFAAFPVIASGVLVPLIVKPFGVDPAMVAIITLTAGSSGTLMTPMGANFNIVPTALLNMKDQYGVIKFQLPFALAIWSLHVLLMWTMIKLL
- a CDS encoding DUF969 domain-containing protein; this translates as MSEWFKLIGIVIVIVGFALKLRTTLVVVAAALATGLIAGLPLFSSVANPGQEGLINMLGRAFTENRLMTLFIITLPAIGLAERYGLQEQSAVLIRRVRAATVGRLSTLYQLFRVLHGILGLRLTGHASFVRPLIFPMSAGAAEARIEGEMEPEKLEKIKAANSAAENYGNFYGQNLSIVQPGVLLVYGVMKGLGYEVSLWRLVLFTSPIVLFSIVLGVVQFLWLDRRLGRTAKEPVKQ